One stretch of Nocardia mangyaensis DNA includes these proteins:
- a CDS encoding 3' terminal RNA ribose 2'-O-methyltransferase Hen1, with protein MLLTISTTHSPATDLGYLLVKHPDRVQSFETTGGTAHVFYPRADVERCTVALLLEIDPVELARPAKGHHGSALGRYVNDRPYVASSLLSVALGKVFRSALNGTSRDRAELADTAIPLEIEVPAVPCRGGGAIVERLFAPLGWTVTTTTVPLDPEFPDWGDSPYIQLRLTGTLRLADALNHLYVLLPVLDDAKHYWVDQDEVDKLLRAGDGWLGDHPDRELIARRYLAGRRSLTQSALERLRGVDEQAEDVDAPADAVERAEAAERRTPLVRLRTAAVLAALAESGAARVLDLGCGPGALLLALDAEPRYTRIVGADVSAAALAIAERRLKFDRKSDRQRARLTLIQTALTYHDDRLRGFDAAVLMEVIEHLDEARLPALERAVFGHAAPGAVIVTTPNVEYNARYETLDGHRHHDHRFEWTRAEFAAWSARVAETFGYTVDLRPVGDLDQELGSPTQLAFFRRAA; from the coding sequence GTGCTGTTGACGATCTCCACGACCCATTCACCCGCGACCGATCTCGGGTACCTGCTGGTCAAACACCCCGACCGGGTGCAGTCGTTCGAAACGACCGGCGGGACGGCACATGTCTTCTACCCGCGCGCCGATGTCGAGCGCTGCACGGTCGCCCTGCTGCTCGAGATCGACCCGGTGGAGTTGGCGCGACCGGCCAAGGGCCACCACGGTTCCGCGCTGGGACGGTATGTCAACGACCGACCCTATGTGGCGTCGAGCCTGCTGTCGGTGGCCCTGGGCAAGGTGTTCCGGTCGGCGCTCAACGGCACCAGCCGTGATCGCGCCGAGCTGGCGGACACCGCGATTCCGCTCGAGATCGAGGTGCCCGCCGTGCCGTGCCGTGGCGGCGGCGCGATCGTGGAGCGGCTGTTCGCGCCGCTGGGCTGGACCGTCACGACGACGACGGTGCCGCTGGACCCGGAGTTCCCGGATTGGGGCGATTCGCCCTACATCCAGCTGCGGCTGACCGGCACGCTGCGATTGGCCGACGCGCTCAATCACCTCTACGTGCTGCTGCCGGTGCTCGACGACGCCAAGCACTACTGGGTCGATCAGGACGAGGTCGACAAGCTGTTGCGCGCCGGTGACGGCTGGCTCGGCGACCACCCCGATCGAGAGTTGATCGCCCGGCGCTACCTGGCCGGACGACGCTCGCTGACCCAGTCCGCGCTCGAACGCCTGCGCGGGGTGGACGAGCAGGCCGAGGACGTGGACGCACCCGCCGACGCCGTCGAGCGCGCCGAAGCCGCCGAGCGGCGCACGCCGTTGGTCCGGCTGCGCACCGCCGCCGTGCTCGCCGCGCTGGCCGAATCCGGCGCGGCCCGCGTCCTCGATCTCGGTTGTGGTCCCGGCGCGCTGCTGCTCGCCCTCGATGCCGAACCCCGCTACACCCGGATCGTCGGCGCTGATGTGTCCGCGGCCGCCCTGGCCATCGCGGAACGACGGTTGAAGTTCGACCGCAAGTCCGACCGGCAGCGCGCCCGGCTCACCCTGATCCAGACGGCGCTGACCTATCACGACGACCGCCTGCGCGGCTTCGACGCGGCGGTGCTCATGGAGGTGATCGAGCACCTCGACGAGGCCCGGCTGCCCGCGCTCGAACGCGCCGTGTTCGGCCATGCCGCGCCCGGCGCGGTCATCGTGACCACGCCGAACGTGGAATACAACGCCCGCTACGAAACCCTCGACGGGCACCGTCACCACGATCACCGATTCGAGTGGACCCGTGCGGAATTCGCCGCATGGAGTGCCCGCGTGGCCGAGACCTTCGGCTACACCGTCGACCTGCGTCCGGTCGGCGATCTCGACCAGGAGCTCGGCTCCCCCACCCAGCTCGCGTTCTTCCGGAGGGCCGCATGA